A portion of the Planctomycetota bacterium genome contains these proteins:
- a CDS encoding prepilin-type N-terminal cleavage/methylation domain-containing protein, whose amino-acid sequence MTRRRAPSRGVTLVETVVSIAVLGVVGAMTLPIVHGATDAYAGAVRTRATAERAAYALERTVRLLRDCPVGGVDASVGVVIAEPQRVRFSDGRGLELSGTTLRLRAADGSESTLCEGVEAFVVEYLADDGVTSAAASPALTQRFGVRLRVGEFELRTAVMARARMTG is encoded by the coding sequence GTGACACGTCGTCGAGCACCATCCCGGGGCGTCACGCTCGTCGAGACCGTCGTGTCGATCGCGGTGCTGGGCGTGGTCGGCGCGATGACCCTCCCAATCGTGCACGGCGCGACCGACGCGTACGCCGGCGCCGTCCGCACGCGCGCCACGGCCGAACGCGCTGCCTATGCCCTCGAGCGCACGGTGCGCCTCCTGCGCGATTGCCCCGTGGGGGGCGTCGATGCGTCCGTGGGCGTCGTGATCGCGGAGCCGCAGCGCGTCCGCTTCAGCGACGGGCGCGGGCTCGAGCTCTCCGGCACCACCCTGCGCCTGCGTGCGGCCGACGGATCGGAATCCACGCTCTGCGAGGGCGTCGAGGCGTTCGTCGTCGAGTACCTGGCGGACGACGGCGTCACCTCCGCCGCCGCCAGCCCGGCCCTCACCCAGCGATTCGGCGTGCGCCTGCGCGTCGGCGAGTTCGAACTGCGCACGGCGGTGATGGCCCGCGCGAGGATGACCGGATGA
- a CDS encoding prepilin-type N-terminal cleavage/methylation domain-containing protein produces MHRAATDHRRGFSLLEMSLVVIITAILAMLAAPSLSVMGEARHAAAADEVERILLDARARALAAGRPVGVRIDVPAQTLETIEILNAGDLPGAATDPLGQPSPAVHLGSLFPGATLDAVSVHAPGSDGATIWFAFDGTPQARTGTGSLVGALATDATLSLSGGRTLTIHAGSGAITR; encoded by the coding sequence ATGCACCGGGCTGCGACCGACCATCGACGCGGGTTCTCGCTCCTCGAGATGAGCCTGGTGGTCATCATCACGGCGATCCTCGCGATGCTGGCGGCGCCCTCGCTGTCGGTGATGGGCGAGGCACGCCACGCGGCGGCGGCCGACGAGGTCGAGCGCATTCTCCTCGACGCGCGGGCCAGGGCGCTCGCCGCGGGAAGGCCCGTCGGCGTGCGCATCGATGTGCCCGCGCAGACCCTGGAGACCATCGAGATCCTCAACGCGGGCGATCTTCCCGGCGCGGCCACCGATCCGCTCGGCCAGCCGTCGCCCGCGGTGCACCTCGGCTCGCTCTTTCCCGGCGCGACCCTCGACGCCGTGTCCGTGCACGCGCCGGGAAGCGACGGCGCGACGATCTGGTTCGCGTTCGACGGCACGCCCCAGGCCCGCACCGGCACGGGCTCGCTCGTCGGAGCGCTCGCCACCGACGCGACCCTCTCGCTCAGCGGGGGACGAACGCTGACGATCCACGCCGGCTCCGGAGCGATCACCCGATGA
- a CDS encoding prepilin-type N-terminal cleavage/methylation domain-containing protein, with amino-acid sequence MRLCSLGALRPAFTFVEVMIVVVIVGILAAIAIPQFGGVTDEARSASLQGSLGGVRSGLAGYRSRQVLAGNDPFPTLVQLTTAGTVMQSEMPTNPFNGLATVQAVSLAQAQARTVVNPTTYGWNYYVDNAATPPAAIFYANSSEQTTVTNGAGGFKAANQL; translated from the coding sequence ATGAGACTCTGCTCGCTCGGGGCCCTGCGGCCCGCGTTCACCTTTGTCGAGGTGATGATCGTCGTCGTCATCGTGGGGATCCTCGCGGCGATCGCCATCCCGCAGTTCGGCGGCGTGACCGACGAGGCGCGCAGCGCATCGCTGCAGGGCTCGCTCGGCGGGGTGCGGTCGGGCCTGGCGGGGTACCGCTCCCGCCAGGTGCTCGCCGGCAACGACCCCTTCCCCACGCTGGTGCAGCTCACCACCGCCGGCACGGTGATGCAGTCGGAGATGCCGACGAACCCCTTCAACGGGCTGGCGACGGTCCAGGCCGTCTCGCTCGCGCAGGCGCAGGCGCGGACGGTCGTGAACCCGACGACGTACGGGTGGAACTACTACGTGGACAACGCCGCCACGCCCCCCGCAGCCATCTTTTACGCGAACTCGTCCGAGCAGACGACCGTCACCAACGGGGCCGGGGGTTTCAAAGCCGCGAACCAGTTGTGA
- a CDS encoding type II secretion system F family protein: MSLRNYDYTATDGAGVSRRGCLLATDEPDAYRRIVGGGLTPLEIRERRERAPLFSAPRVKLTDVVGLTRELAVLTEARIPLDRGLASIAEDAGRGPLTDIVRAMAAAIESGQPLTDALEKHRAIFGDVYVETIRAGEKSGNLAAVMTHLADLLERQLEVRQQVRRALAYPLIVIGVVAIAVGVIVVLVVPKFAETFAAQQAQLPLATRVLQAVGQGAQASWAELVAAAAFAVVGVTVAWMRPWGRAAFERVFLRVPYLRDVIIAITAGRFARVLAISLTSGLDLVESVRIGGRATGRPLFAQECQAIAERLRTGEPFVEAIRGSAYLPSFAVRMLGAGKDSRELARSCEVVARYYDRDASHLTKNVSTIIEPLITVALAAIVLLVALAVFLPMWKVASISQ, from the coding sequence GTGAGCCTGCGGAACTACGACTACACAGCCACCGACGGGGCGGGCGTCTCGCGCCGCGGGTGCCTGCTCGCGACGGACGAGCCCGACGCCTACCGCCGGATCGTGGGCGGGGGTCTCACGCCCCTCGAGATCCGCGAGCGGCGCGAGCGCGCGCCGCTGTTCTCGGCGCCGCGGGTGAAGCTGACGGACGTGGTGGGCCTGACGCGCGAACTCGCCGTGCTGACCGAGGCACGGATCCCGCTGGACCGCGGGCTGGCGTCCATCGCGGAGGACGCGGGGCGCGGCCCGCTGACGGACATCGTCCGCGCCATGGCGGCGGCGATCGAATCCGGGCAGCCGCTGACCGACGCGCTCGAGAAGCACCGGGCGATCTTCGGGGACGTGTACGTCGAAACGATCCGAGCGGGTGAGAAATCGGGGAACCTCGCCGCGGTGATGACGCACCTGGCGGACCTGCTCGAGCGCCAGCTCGAGGTGCGTCAGCAGGTGCGCCGGGCGCTGGCGTACCCGCTCATCGTGATCGGCGTGGTCGCCATCGCCGTCGGGGTGATCGTCGTGCTGGTGGTCCCGAAGTTCGCCGAGACGTTCGCGGCGCAGCAGGCGCAGCTCCCGCTGGCGACCCGGGTGCTGCAGGCCGTGGGGCAGGGGGCGCAGGCCTCATGGGCGGAGCTCGTGGCGGCGGCGGCGTTCGCGGTCGTCGGCGTCACGGTCGCGTGGATGCGTCCATGGGGTCGCGCGGCGTTCGAGCGTGTGTTCCTCCGGGTGCCCTATCTCCGCGACGTGATCATCGCGATCACCGCGGGGCGCTTCGCGCGCGTCCTCGCGATCAGTCTCACGTCGGGGCTCGATCTTGTCGAGAGCGTCCGCATCGGCGGGCGTGCCACCGGCCGCCCGCTCTTCGCGCAGGAGTGCCAGGCGATCGCAGAGCGCCTGCGCACGGGCGAGCCGTTCGTCGAGGCGATCCGCGGGAGCGCGTACCTCCCGAGCTTCGCGGTGCGCATGCTCGGCGCGGGCAAGGACTCGCGCGAACTGGCCCGATCCTGCGAGGTCGTGGCCCGGTACTACGACCGGGACGCCTCGCACCTCACCAAGAACGTGAGCACGATCATCGAGCCGCTGATCACCGTCGCGCTGGCGGCCATCGTGCTGCTGGTGGCGCTCGCGGTCTTCCTGCCGATGTGGAAGGTGGCCTCGATCTCGCAATGA
- a CDS encoding GspE/PulE family protein — protein sequence MMDSRHFVVRTLLADGVVTEQDVRRATEHAVSGGGDLLDSLASLGIVTSRRLAIAKAKICEYPFVDLSHYEVDFRNTRLLPRAVAERLCVFPIFSFGDTTTVAMLDPLNLQAVDQLRQVVKTDVDPVVADAEQLRALITRAYSMSREGDAGADKANEELTLTTGDEPIVAAVNQILAGAIEAGASDIHINPDEHDLVLRHRVDGALRPQQGPPRSSHAGIVQRLKVMARLDLAQTRKPQDGKFRYVHRNVAVDVRLSLLPTVHGENVVMRLLRSASTIGSVADLGMPPDISAWYQAAIARPHGMILVTGPTGSGKTTTLYTAIAQLNAPDVNIVTIEDPVEIRLPLVRQVQVNTEIGLTFASALRSVLRQDPDVVLVGEIRDEETARIAVQSALTGHLVFSTLHTNDAVGALARLADFGVPTFAVSNALLCVIAQRLLRRLCPACAQAENDGTLLGAVEAPGATFRRPVGCPECRNNGFKGRVGAFEMLRVTAALHEALDRHAPRHEIELAARADGMRSMWDDALAKAARGEVWLGDALEFRAEGNPSGRHARRAA from the coding sequence ATGATGGACTCTCGCCATTTCGTGGTTCGCACGCTGCTCGCCGACGGCGTCGTCACCGAGCAGGACGTCCGGCGCGCGACGGAGCACGCTGTTTCGGGCGGCGGAGACCTGCTGGACTCGCTGGCCTCGCTGGGCATCGTGACGTCCCGCCGGCTGGCGATCGCGAAGGCCAAGATCTGCGAGTACCCGTTCGTCGACCTTTCGCACTACGAGGTGGACTTCCGCAACACGCGACTGCTCCCGCGCGCGGTGGCGGAGCGCCTGTGCGTCTTCCCGATCTTCAGCTTCGGCGACACCACGACCGTCGCGATGCTCGACCCGCTGAACCTGCAGGCGGTCGACCAGCTGCGCCAGGTCGTCAAGACCGACGTCGACCCGGTCGTGGCGGACGCCGAGCAACTGCGCGCGCTGATCACCCGCGCGTACTCGATGTCGCGCGAGGGGGACGCGGGCGCCGACAAGGCAAACGAGGAACTCACGCTCACGACCGGGGACGAGCCGATCGTGGCGGCGGTGAACCAGATCCTGGCGGGCGCGATCGAGGCGGGCGCCTCGGACATCCACATCAACCCGGACGAGCACGACCTCGTGCTGCGTCACCGGGTGGACGGGGCGCTGCGCCCGCAGCAGGGCCCGCCCCGTTCCAGCCACGCCGGCATCGTGCAGCGGCTCAAGGTGATGGCGCGCCTCGACCTGGCGCAGACGCGCAAGCCCCAGGACGGGAAGTTCCGCTACGTGCACCGCAACGTCGCGGTCGACGTGCGCCTGTCGCTGCTCCCGACGGTGCACGGCGAGAACGTGGTGATGCGCCTGCTGCGGTCGGCCTCCACGATCGGCAGCGTCGCGGACCTGGGCATGCCCCCGGACATCAGCGCGTGGTACCAGGCGGCGATCGCCCGCCCGCACGGGATGATCCTCGTGACCGGCCCGACGGGCTCGGGCAAGACCACGACGCTCTACACCGCCATCGCGCAGCTGAACGCGCCCGATGTCAACATCGTCACGATCGAGGACCCCGTCGAGATCCGCCTCCCGCTGGTGCGCCAGGTGCAGGTGAACACCGAGATCGGTCTCACCTTCGCGAGCGCGCTCCGCAGCGTGCTGCGCCAGGACCCGGACGTGGTGCTGGTGGGCGAGATCCGCGACGAGGAGACCGCGCGCATCGCCGTGCAGTCCGCCCTCACCGGGCACCTGGTCTTCTCCACGCTCCACACGAACGACGCGGTGGGCGCGCTGGCCCGGCTCGCCGACTTCGGCGTCCCCACGTTCGCGGTGTCCAACGCCCTGCTGTGCGTGATCGCGCAGCGCCTGCTCCGGCGCCTGTGCCCCGCGTGCGCCCAGGCCGAGAACGACGGCACGCTCCTGGGCGCGGTCGAGGCCCCCGGGGCGACGTTCCGCCGGCCGGTCGGGTGTCCGGAGTGCCGCAACAACGGGTTCAAGGGGCGCGTCGGCGCGTTCGAGATGCTGCGCGTGACCGCGGCGCTGCACGAAGCGCTCGATCGGCACGCGCCGCGCCACGAGATCGAACTCGCGGCGCGGGCCGACGGCATGCGCTCGATGTGGGACGACGCGCTGGCAAAGGCCGCCCGGGGCGAGGTCTGGCTGGGCGATGCGCTGGAGTTCCGCGCCGAGGGCAACCCGAGCGGGCGTCACGCGCGGAGGGCGGCGTGA
- a CDS encoding PilZ domain-containing protein translates to MQPPVIVRNSIRYDVCLRGMVSVIDEQVGGVRLTTASGVRNGWLDVDVVDLATGGLGFISSIFFPRRVLLRVRVLGQGDTPPTLLECTARVQRVCMTDRRPAYLMGCAFEAQTPQADAQLAALIGLLAGMDGH, encoded by the coding sequence ATGCAACCGCCTGTCATCGTGCGCAACTCGATCCGCTACGACGTCTGTCTGCGCGGCATGGTGTCGGTGATCGACGAGCAGGTTGGCGGCGTGCGTCTGACGACGGCGTCGGGCGTGCGCAACGGCTGGCTGGACGTCGACGTGGTGGATCTCGCGACCGGAGGTCTGGGGTTCATTTCCTCGATCTTCTTTCCGAGGCGGGTGCTGCTGCGCGTGCGGGTGCTGGGGCAGGGGGACACGCCCCCGACGCTGCTCGAGTGCACGGCGCGGGTGCAGCGGGTGTGCATGACGGATCGTCGCCCGGCGTACCTCATGGGCTGCGCGTTCGAGGCGCAGACGCCGCAGGCCGACGCACAGCTCGCTGCGCTCATCGGGCTGCTGGCGGGGATGGACGGGCACTGA
- the rpsB gene encoding 30S ribosomal protein S2 → MANTLVQDLVESGIHFGQRSSGWNPKMQPFIYGKRNGIHIIDIKETIKGLLLAKKFLTKIVSEGKDVCFVGTKRQSKSVLETRVPDVKMHYVTERWLGGTLTNFRTIRLRLKRLEELDAIEANDNFASYSKKMESQLKREQKKIKRNLDGIRRMEKLPGAMVVVDVRHELTALKEARKLGIPTIALIDTDGDPDLADIAIPGNDDSMRSIDVVIRELCLAIAEGREQRNAATAAQEAGANAAPDQGTQQPRRSRRAQFRAEDAVTAPDGHESPAPAAAPTQAGAPTT, encoded by the coding sequence ATGGCAAACACGCTCGTTCAAGACCTCGTCGAATCCGGGATTCACTTCGGGCAACGCTCCAGCGGGTGGAACCCGAAGATGCAGCCGTTCATCTACGGCAAGCGCAACGGGATTCACATCATCGACATCAAGGAGACCATCAAGGGTCTCCTGCTCGCGAAGAAGTTCCTCACGAAGATCGTGAGCGAGGGCAAGGACGTGTGCTTCGTCGGCACGAAGCGCCAGTCCAAGAGCGTCCTGGAAACCCGCGTGCCCGACGTCAAGATGCACTACGTGACGGAGCGCTGGCTGGGCGGCACGCTGACGAACTTCCGCACGATCCGCCTGCGCCTCAAGCGCCTCGAAGAGCTCGACGCCATCGAGGCCAACGACAACTTCGCGTCCTACTCCAAGAAGATGGAGAGCCAGCTCAAGCGCGAGCAGAAGAAGATCAAGCGCAACCTCGACGGCATCCGGCGCATGGAGAAGCTCCCGGGCGCCATGGTCGTGGTCGACGTGCGCCACGAACTCACCGCGCTCAAGGAAGCCCGCAAGCTCGGCATCCCGACGATCGCGCTCATCGACACCGACGGCGACCCCGACCTCGCCGACATCGCCATCCCCGGCAACGACGACTCGATGCGCTCGATCGACGTCGTGATCCGCGAGCTGTGCCTCGCGATCGCCGAGGGGCGCGAGCAGCGCAACGCGGCGACCGCGGCCCAGGAAGCGGGCGCCAACGCCGCTCCCGACCAGGGCACGCAGCAGCCCCGGCGCAGCCGTCGCGCGCAGTTCCGCGCGGAAGACGCCGTGACCGCGCCCGACGGGCACGAATCGCCGGCTCCCGCGGCGGCGCCCACGCAGGCCGGTGCGCCCACGACGTGA
- the tsf gene encoding translation elongation factor Ts, with amino-acid sequence MAEISAKDVMALRNMTGLSMMACKAALAEAGGDLEKAQDILRKQLKGKMDTKTDRAAGEGRIAIARSREAATMVELRAETDFTAKNEMFIQATQKCADLALAAHAGDVPATAEITALIDQLRISTGENISFARGHKLLQDPSSGGFGTYVHHDGKTGVLVQAEGSVNEDVLKDVCMHITAATPRPMGVTINDIPADLAEKERRFRVEQAMESGKPQQIAEKMVEGAMRKFFEERALLEQPFVRDESKKIKDLLGPKATIVAFYRWQVGVAD; translated from the coding sequence ATGGCCGAGATCAGCGCAAAAGATGTGATGGCCCTCCGCAACATGACCGGGCTCTCGATGATGGCGTGCAAGGCCGCCCTCGCCGAGGCAGGGGGCGACCTGGAGAAGGCCCAGGACATCCTGCGCAAGCAGCTCAAGGGCAAGATGGACACGAAGACGGACCGCGCAGCGGGCGAAGGGCGCATCGCGATCGCCCGGTCGCGCGAGGCCGCCACCATGGTCGAACTGCGTGCCGAGACCGACTTCACCGCCAAGAACGAGATGTTCATCCAGGCGACGCAGAAGTGCGCCGATCTCGCCCTCGCGGCCCACGCGGGCGACGTGCCCGCGACCGCCGAGATCACCGCGCTCATCGACCAGCTCCGCATCTCCACGGGCGAGAACATCTCCTTCGCGCGCGGGCACAAGCTGCTGCAGGACCCCTCCTCGGGCGGCTTCGGGACGTACGTGCACCACGACGGGAAGACCGGCGTGCTCGTGCAGGCCGAGGGCAGCGTGAACGAGGACGTGCTCAAGGATGTGTGCATGCACATCACGGCGGCCACGCCCCGGCCGATGGGCGTCACCATCAACGACATCCCCGCGGACCTGGCCGAGAAGGAACGCCGCTTCCGCGTCGAGCAGGCGATGGAATCCGGCAAGCCGCAGCAGATCGCCGAGAAGATGGTCGAGGGCGCCATGCGCAAGTTCTTCGAAGAGCGCGCCCTGCTCGAGCAGCCGTTCGTGCGCGACGAATCCAAGAAGATCAAGGACCTTCTGGGGCCCAAGGCGACCATCGTCGCGTTCTACCGCTGGCAGGTCGGCGTCGCCGACTGA
- a CDS encoding protein kinase: MAREGEFVGHFRIERELGRGGMGVVYLAVDERLRRRVALKTLAPRYARDDRWLKRLAIEAERLGTLNHPHIAVIYERLDLDDGNSYLVMEYVEGSTLRHRLERGRIDLTEAMSWTAQVARALEAAHNRSIVHRDVKPENIQIRTDGVVKVLDFGLALETPPLQAGTDVPTRVGDSAGHGWVAGTPGYMSPEQARGRPVDRRSDVFSFGCVLFESITGRPAFAGASESDRIAATLQDEPDWDLLPASLPAGIRDLLSHCLEKNLIDRLVDISSARYQLEVCAGQRSQHRSRPAPPPPNNLPVSMQKFIGRSEIVDRLIPMLATLRLITIVGAAGCGKTSLAIRIATGLLQDRTCAAWFVDLTSAESPSHVPGVLGATIGVAPGGDQSVLEAVKSALAVHETLLILDNCEHLLPALTSLVAELLKSCPRLRIMATSREVLGLPAEQVFFLPPLALPGDVTGGVDAETLQAESVQLFIERARLVRREFDPRGAALAAVARICQRLDGIPLAIEIAAARVRMLTPEQIEQRLMLIVGGAQAIKAEQDSVSRHATMEAALNWSYRLLSDEDRLALHRLEVFAASFTLEAAQSVLEQEDLVTLEVLTRLGDKSLLVVDMPNVDSGNPGETRFRLLTLVREYLAAIRLKPGKSPLPPESVAYATVVRQITKDIAWSRVCEAHLLYCEQLAKRIESGLMTDAAASRAMLVAERPNLMAAMRYALGPDHPGNRGFEYANRLRRLWKAVFTSQSEADRRSALPKPDGSTVGSSLAERFLQLARGAPFPDDPRAFLERHGLSRPQLEQYRDVAMEWVAKPSTPDDAVRGRLAYVLCVAAALHHHGTMISDRPREDLLRLFDSSLPLCPPEWQGLLSAAYQRL, from the coding sequence ATGGCGCGCGAGGGGGAGTTCGTCGGTCACTTTCGCATCGAGCGCGAGCTCGGTCGCGGCGGCATGGGTGTGGTGTATCTCGCCGTAGACGAGCGATTGAGGCGCCGCGTCGCGCTGAAGACGCTCGCGCCCCGATACGCCCGGGATGACCGGTGGCTCAAGCGGCTGGCCATCGAGGCCGAGCGGCTGGGCACGCTCAACCACCCGCATATCGCGGTGATCTACGAGCGCCTGGATCTGGATGACGGCAACAGTTACCTGGTGATGGAGTACGTTGAGGGCAGCACCTTGCGACACCGGCTCGAGCGCGGCCGCATCGATCTGACCGAGGCGATGTCGTGGACTGCGCAAGTTGCCCGGGCCTTGGAGGCGGCGCACAACCGGAGCATTGTGCATCGGGATGTCAAGCCTGAGAACATACAGATTCGAACTGACGGTGTCGTCAAGGTGCTTGATTTCGGACTCGCGCTCGAAACGCCGCCTCTTCAGGCGGGGACGGATGTCCCGACGCGTGTCGGCGATTCTGCGGGGCACGGCTGGGTCGCCGGCACCCCCGGCTATATGAGTCCCGAGCAGGCGCGGGGACGTCCCGTCGATCGACGCTCCGACGTCTTTTCCTTCGGGTGCGTTCTGTTCGAGAGCATCACGGGCCGACCGGCGTTTGCTGGTGCGAGCGAGTCCGATCGCATCGCCGCGACCCTTCAGGACGAGCCCGATTGGGACCTGCTTCCGGCCTCCCTTCCCGCTGGCATCCGCGACCTGCTCTCCCACTGCCTCGAGAAAAACCTGATTGATCGACTGGTGGACATCTCGTCCGCTCGCTATCAACTTGAGGTGTGCGCTGGGCAGCGATCGCAGCACCGCTCGCGCCCTGCGCCGCCGCCCCCGAACAACCTGCCAGTGTCGATGCAGAAGTTCATCGGGCGATCCGAGATCGTCGACCGCCTCATCCCGATGCTGGCGACGCTGCGGCTCATCACAATCGTCGGTGCAGCCGGTTGCGGCAAGACCTCGCTGGCAATCCGGATTGCCACGGGGCTGCTGCAGGATCGGACGTGCGCGGCGTGGTTCGTCGACCTGACATCCGCGGAGAGCCCCTCCCACGTGCCGGGTGTGCTCGGAGCAACCATCGGGGTTGCGCCAGGGGGCGATCAATCCGTGCTGGAGGCGGTCAAGTCGGCGCTCGCCGTGCACGAGACGCTGCTCATTCTTGACAACTGCGAGCATCTCCTCCCGGCCCTCACGAGCCTCGTGGCGGAGCTTCTGAAGTCATGCCCGCGCCTGCGGATTATGGCAACGAGCCGCGAAGTGCTCGGCCTGCCCGCGGAGCAGGTGTTCTTCCTGCCGCCCCTGGCGCTGCCGGGAGACGTCACCGGCGGCGTTGATGCAGAGACGTTGCAGGCCGAGTCCGTCCAGCTTTTCATCGAGCGAGCACGCCTTGTCCGACGCGAGTTCGATCCGCGCGGCGCAGCCCTGGCCGCGGTCGCCAGGATCTGCCAGCGACTCGACGGCATTCCACTCGCAATCGAGATCGCGGCCGCGCGAGTCCGAATGCTCACACCGGAACAGATCGAGCAGAGGCTCATGCTCATCGTCGGCGGTGCGCAGGCGATCAAGGCGGAGCAGGACTCCGTGTCACGACACGCGACGATGGAAGCCGCGCTCAACTGGAGCTATCGGCTGCTCAGCGACGAAGACCGTCTGGCGCTCCATCGCCTCGAAGTCTTTGCGGCGAGCTTCACGCTCGAGGCCGCGCAGTCCGTCCTCGAACAGGAAGATCTGGTCACGCTCGAGGTCCTGACGCGGCTGGGTGACAAGTCGCTCTTGGTGGTTGACATGCCCAACGTCGACAGCGGCAACCCGGGAGAAACTCGGTTCCGGCTGCTCACGCTGGTGCGCGAGTACCTGGCCGCCATCCGCCTGAAGCCCGGCAAGTCGCCCCTTCCGCCCGAGAGTGTTGCGTACGCGACCGTCGTCCGGCAGATCACCAAGGACATCGCCTGGTCACGGGTGTGCGAAGCCCACCTTCTCTACTGCGAGCAACTCGCCAAGCGAATCGAGTCCGGCCTCATGACCGACGCGGCGGCCTCGCGCGCGATGCTGGTCGCGGAACGTCCGAATCTCATGGCCGCGATGCGGTACGCGTTAGGGCCGGACCACCCGGGAAATCGGGGCTTCGAATACGCCAATCGACTGCGACGCCTCTGGAAGGCCGTGTTCACCTCCCAGAGTGAGGCCGACCGACGGTCCGCGCTTCCCAAGCCGGACGGAAGCACCGTCGGATCATCGCTGGCTGAGCGGTTCCTTCAGCTCGCGCGCGGTGCCCCGTTCCCGGACGATCCGCGAGCGTTCCTCGAGCGGCACGGGCTCTCGCGCCCCCAGCTGGAGCAGTACAGGGACGTGGCCATGGAATGGGTCGCAAAGCCATCGACGCCCGACGACGCGGTGCGAGGCCGCCTCGCGTATGTGCTCTGTGTAGCCGCCGCGCTCCACCATCACGGCACGATGATCTCCGACCGCCCGCGCGAGGATCTCTTGCGGCTGTTCGACTCTTCGTTGCCGCTCTGCCCGCCCGAATGGCAGGGCCTGCTGTCAGCCGCCTATCAGCGGCTCTAG
- a CDS encoding DUF5658 family protein, producing MSVKLSPRALSHRISTGAARRLLPAGLRVTSPARPGAAVTLLRPTRASRFLGPRALRRRMHRVSLLLVVTVACGVLDLGLTLGFMYSGGMYEDNPLVHWLLASTGSGLSVVALRLGTLAIAVGVLYALRRQRRAEIGAWIVALALACVVVRWVAYLDEARERQDAIHAAIASNELGFARVR from the coding sequence ATGTCGGTCAAACTCTCGCCCCGCGCACTCTCGCACCGCATCTCGACCGGCGCCGCGCGCCGCCTGCTGCCCGCCGGCTTGCGCGTGACCTCCCCGGCCCGCCCCGGCGCCGCCGTCACACTCCTCCGGCCCACGCGCGCAAGCCGATTCCTCGGGCCGCGTGCCCTCCGCCGGCGCATGCACCGCGTGTCGCTCCTGTTGGTCGTGACCGTCGCGTGCGGCGTGCTCGACCTCGGGCTCACGCTCGGCTTCATGTACTCCGGCGGCATGTACGAGGACAACCCCCTCGTGCACTGGCTGCTCGCCTCGACCGGGTCGGGCCTCAGCGTCGTCGCCCTGCGCCTGGGCACCCTGGCCATCGCCGTGGGCGTGCTCTACGCGCTCCGCCGTCAGCGCCGGGCCGAGATCGGCGCCTGGATCGTCGCCCTCGCCCTCGCGTGCGTCGTCGTGCGCTGGGTTGCCTACCTCGACGAGGCACGCGAACGCCAGGACGCCATCCACGCGGCGATCGCCTCGAACGAACTCGGCTTCGCCCGCGTGCGCTAG